GAGAGGATCTTCTGAAAATAATCCCTATCCCCTTTTTGGGGAAGCTCCGCCTCCGGCACCACACGCACCTGGTTCTCTTGACGTTCAACCCGGACGATCTCCCGTCCCCCATCCGCCACCCCCACATAGCGTACTTGGAAATATTCGGGGTGGTTGTTTAAAAAGGTGGAAAAAATGACCGACAGTCGCTGTCGCCAGAGGGGTTCGGTACTCTGATCCACCGGATCGATCCCTCCTGCCAGCCGGGTTCGAACGATCCCCTGGATGGGCGGTGTGTTGGCCAAAAACCGCACATCCCCACTAAAACGGCGGATGCGCTCCTGGATCAGGCTCCTCTGGATCTCCTCCTCCTCGCCGAGGGTTTCCAGGCTCTTTTCAATCAGGAGGACGCTGCTCTGCTCCTGAACCATATAGCCCACGGAGCCGGCAATGATCAGATTGATCAGGGTGAAAACCAAAATGGTCCGGGTGGTGATGCCAACTCCCACAATAACCTACCTGTACCCGGGACGGGGTTGATAGACGGGTGCGGGTAGATAGGTGGATGGGCCTTTTTCCGTCTCACCACTGGTGGGAGCTGGCTGCCAGGAAGTGCCATAGTTGGGATTTTTGATGCAGGTCGCTTTGCGAATCCGGGCCTGGGTTTCGCAGTTGTCAGGCACCTGGTAGATACATTCGGTTCGCCAACTCTCCACCACACACCAGGGAGAGCCTCCGGTGGGAGCGATCATCTCCTCCTGATTGAGAAAGCAGCTGCCGCTCTCCCCAGCCATCTTTTGGCAGGAGGCCAGATCCGGCCAGTGGCACTGCTTGCCACCAAAATCCATCAGACAATAGAGGCCTGGATTGGCAAAAGCCTGAAAGGGTAGAAAAAAAAGCAGGGCAAATATCCATTTCATCGGTTTGGCTCCGAAAGAGATCCGTTGTGGCGAGATCCCTTTTCTTAAAGATGACATGAATCTGAATAGAAAAAACTATCCGGTTTGATTGGGCAGGCGCGCCACCGCCGCAATCTCCAACCGGGCTCCTTTGGGCAGGGCAGCTACCTGGACCGTGGCCCGGGCTGGATAGGGGGGGGAAAGATAGGTCTCATATATTTGATTGACCAGTGGAAAATCGGCAAGTTCCGAAAGATAGATCGTGGTGGTGACCACATTCTCAAAACCCACTCCCGCCGCTTTGAGAACCGCTGCCAGGTTGTTCATCACCTGCCGGGTCTCCAAAGCGACATCCCCAACCACCAGCTCGCCGCTCCCAGGATCCAGGGGAATCTGCCCGGAAAGATAGAGCCAACCATCACACGCCACCGCCTGAGAGTAGGGGCCGATGGCGTTGGGCGCCTCTTTGGTCGCTATGGCTTGCTTTAACACTGTTTTCTCCTTGCCGGTTGCGGGCAAGTTTAAGATCCGGAGCCAAAATCCGAGGCAAAACCGACCCCCAATGCCCCTTTTTTTTGAATGATTATATCAGCTAACCCCGAATACGTTCGACGCTCATCACTTCGGAGAGTGCGCGCAGTTTTTCCAGGACGCTCC
The genomic region above belongs to Magnetococcales bacterium and contains:
- a CDS encoding RidA family protein, with translation MLKQAIATKEAPNAIGPYSQAVACDGWLYLSGQIPLDPGSGELVVGDVALETRQVMNNLAAVLKAAGVGFENVVTTTIYLSELADFPLVNQIYETYLSPPYPARATVQVAALPKGARLEIAAVARLPNQTG